A single window of Flavobacterium aestivum DNA harbors:
- the pnuC gene encoding nicotinamide riboside transporter PnuC yields MFDYFFAQYKDYPLHEVYLELIAVFFGLWSVWCAKKDNIWVFPTGLVSTSIYAYLLWQWSLLGDSMINMYYFVMSIYGWYHWTRKKGDVDEFPVSVTTNKEKIIGILIFGATLVFVIMVYLYFNKFTTWYSYVDTLLTALFFVGMWLMAKRKIENWIFWIAGDIISVPLYFAKGYTFTCFQYIIFTIIAVYGYLEWKKILNSSQNLELRQL; encoded by the coding sequence ATGTTTGACTATTTTTTTGCCCAATATAAAGATTATCCACTTCATGAAGTATACTTAGAATTGATAGCAGTCTTTTTTGGGCTTTGGAGTGTTTGGTGCGCTAAGAAAGATAATATTTGGGTTTTTCCAACAGGCTTAGTCAGTACATCTATATATGCCTATTTGCTTTGGCAATGGAGTCTGTTAGGTGATTCGATGATTAATATGTATTATTTTGTAATGAGTATTTATGGATGGTACCACTGGACTCGTAAAAAAGGTGATGTAGACGAATTTCCGGTATCAGTAACAACTAATAAAGAGAAAATTATTGGGATACTTATTTTTGGAGCGACACTTGTTTTTGTTATCATGGTATATCTTTATTTTAATAAATTTACCACTTGGTATTCGTATGTGGATACTCTTTTGACTGCACTGTTTTTTGTGGGAATGTGGCTAATGGCCAAAAGAAAAATTGAAAACTGGATTTTTTGGATCGCTGGTGACATAATATCAGTCCCACTTTATTTCGCAAAAGGATATACCTTTACTTGTTTTCAGTATATAATATTTACAATTATTGCCGTTTATGGCTATTTAGAATGGAAGAAAATCTTGAACAGCTCACAAAATCTGGAGCTTCGCCAATTATAA